A DNA window from Pleuronectes platessa chromosome 19, fPlePla1.1, whole genome shotgun sequence contains the following coding sequences:
- the rgs3a gene encoding regulator of G-protein signaling 3a isoform X9 yields the protein MKNRLAFLRRRNESPGSNPASKLDKSMRSVKPTPEEALKWGDSLDKLLAHKYGLAAFRAFLRTEFSEENLEFWLACEDYKKIKSQSKMASKAKKIFAEYIAIQSCKEVNLDSYTRDHTKDNLQNVTRSCFDLAQRRIYGLMEKDSYPRFIRSELYLDLINQKKSSSTSTSSSS from the exons ATGAAGAATCGACTGGCTTTCCTGCGGAGGAGGAATGAATCTCCAGGAAGCAACCCAGCCAGCAAGCTAGACAAGTCTATGAGGTCAGTCAA GCCCACCCCAGAGGAGGCACTGAAATGGGGGGACTCGCTCGACAAGCTGCTGGCACACAAAT ATGGCCTGGCGGCGTTCCGAGCTTTCCTGCGCACCGAGTTCAGCGAGGAGAATCTGGAATTCTGGCTGGCGTGCGAGGACTACAAGAAGATCAAGTCGCAGTCCAAGATGGCCTCGAAGGCCAAGAAGATCTTTGCAGAATACATCGCCATCCAGTCGTGTAAAGAG GTAAATCTGGATTCGTACACCCGGGATCACACCAAGGACAACCTGCAGAATGTGACGCGCTCCTGCTTTGACCTCGCGCAGAGGCGGATATACGGGCTGATGGAGAAGGACTCATACCCTCGCTTCATCCGCTCAGAACTCTACTTGGACTTAATCAACCAAAAAAAGTCCAGCTCCACTTCGACTTCGTCTTCGTCATAA
- the rgs3a gene encoding regulator of G-protein signaling 3a isoform X8, protein MFLAMVDISEKYLERAKDMKNRLAFLRRRNESPGSNPASKLDKSMRPTPEEALKWGDSLDKLLAHKYGLAAFRAFLRTEFSEENLEFWLACEDYKKIKSQSKMASKAKKIFAEYIAIQSCKEVNLDSYTRDHTKDNLQNVTRSCFDLAQRRIYGLMEKDSYPRFIRSELYLDLINQKKSSSTSTSSSS, encoded by the exons gGCCAAAGACATGAAGAATCGACTGGCTTTCCTGCGGAGGAGGAATGAATCTCCAGGAAGCAACCCAGCCAGCAAGCTAGACAAGTCTATGAG GCCCACCCCAGAGGAGGCACTGAAATGGGGGGACTCGCTCGACAAGCTGCTGGCACACAAAT ATGGCCTGGCGGCGTTCCGAGCTTTCCTGCGCACCGAGTTCAGCGAGGAGAATCTGGAATTCTGGCTGGCGTGCGAGGACTACAAGAAGATCAAGTCGCAGTCCAAGATGGCCTCGAAGGCCAAGAAGATCTTTGCAGAATACATCGCCATCCAGTCGTGTAAAGAG GTAAATCTGGATTCGTACACCCGGGATCACACCAAGGACAACCTGCAGAATGTGACGCGCTCCTGCTTTGACCTCGCGCAGAGGCGGATATACGGGCTGATGGAGAAGGACTCATACCCTCGCTTCATCCGCTCAGAACTCTACTTGGACTTAATCAACCAAAAAAAGTCCAGCTCCACTTCGACTTCGTCTTCGTCATAA
- the rgs3a gene encoding regulator of G-protein signaling 3a isoform X7, which produces MFLAMVDISEKYLERAKDMKNRLAFLRRRNESPGSNPASKLDKSMRSVKPTPEEALKWGDSLDKLLAHKYGLAAFRAFLRTEFSEENLEFWLACEDYKKIKSQSKMASKAKKIFAEYIAIQSCKEVNLDSYTRDHTKDNLQNVTRSCFDLAQRRIYGLMEKDSYPRFIRSELYLDLINQKKSSSTSTSSSS; this is translated from the exons gGCCAAAGACATGAAGAATCGACTGGCTTTCCTGCGGAGGAGGAATGAATCTCCAGGAAGCAACCCAGCCAGCAAGCTAGACAAGTCTATGAGGTCAGTCAA GCCCACCCCAGAGGAGGCACTGAAATGGGGGGACTCGCTCGACAAGCTGCTGGCACACAAAT ATGGCCTGGCGGCGTTCCGAGCTTTCCTGCGCACCGAGTTCAGCGAGGAGAATCTGGAATTCTGGCTGGCGTGCGAGGACTACAAGAAGATCAAGTCGCAGTCCAAGATGGCCTCGAAGGCCAAGAAGATCTTTGCAGAATACATCGCCATCCAGTCGTGTAAAGAG GTAAATCTGGATTCGTACACCCGGGATCACACCAAGGACAACCTGCAGAATGTGACGCGCTCCTGCTTTGACCTCGCGCAGAGGCGGATATACGGGCTGATGGAGAAGGACTCATACCCTCGCTTCATCCGCTCAGAACTCTACTTGGACTTAATCAACCAAAAAAAGTCCAGCTCCACTTCGACTTCGTCTTCGTCATAA